One genomic window of Gossypium hirsutum isolate 1008001.06 chromosome D11, Gossypium_hirsutum_v2.1, whole genome shotgun sequence includes the following:
- the LOC107912353 gene encoding uncharacterized protein, translating to MSNSSGYAVARTQTRDRFYNPPALRRHQQLQRRQLTQRPLLSELRKPSDKESGVNSVDSVAETRADSDDSTLSRPNSVCYSSPNIAKLTNLDRLMESVTPFVPAHCFSEAQLRGKETREVDLRLYYWLGDLWECFSEWSVYGVGVPLLLNGSDSVKQYYVPYLSGIQLYVDPHQPRRTSDIGDAESSREISSAGTSDSETDRRVKGGIDGAWAHHNCQRTNGSPMSTSSDEVEVGKSNGLLVFEYFEQEQPHHRKPLYDKISSLASQFPEIRMYRSCELLPASWISVAWYPIYRIPMGPTLQNLDASFLTFHSLSTRSQSKNQLEYSASSSRKACGVDPSSNISLPVFGLASYKLRGSILTPGGIQESQQASSLLQAADNWLQCLQVRHPDFQFFLSHNSQWR from the exons ATGTCAAACTCGAGCGGGTACGCGGTAGCCCGAACTCAGACGAGGGACCGATTCTACAATCCGCCAGCGCTGAGGCGACATCAGCAGTTGCAGAGGAGGCAACTCACACAGAGACCGTTGCTGAGTGAGCTACGGAAACCGTCGGATAAGGAGAGCGGAGTCAACTCAGTCGATTCAGTGGCTGAGACTCGGGCTGATTCTGACGACTCTACATTGTCGAGGCCTAACTCGGTCTGCTACTCTTCACCGAATATTGCTAAATTGACCAATTTGGATAGGCTCATGGAATCAGTCACCCCTTTTGTCCCGGCTCATTGCTTCTCTGAG GCACAACTGAGGGGAAAGGAAACCCGTGAAGTGGATTTACGCTTATATTATTGGCTCGGTGATCTTTGGGAATGTTTTAGCGAGTGGAGTGTATACGGAGTCGGAGTGCCGCTATTGTTGAATGGGAGTGATTCTGTTAAGCAATACTATGTTCCTTACTTGTCAGGCATACAATTGTATGTAGATCCACATCAGCCGAG GAGGACTAGTGACATCGGTGATGCTGAGTCTTCAAGAGAAATTAGTAGTGCTGGAACTAGCGACTCTGAAACAGACAGGAGAGTGAAAGGTGGTATTGATGGAGCTTGGGCGCATCACAACTGCCAGAGGACAAATGGATCTCCTATGAGTACCTCTAGTGATGAAGTGGAGGTTGGCAAGTCAAATGGGCTGCTGGTTTTTGAATACTTTGAACAAGAGCAACCACATCATCGGAAACCTTTATATGACAAG ATTTCAAGTCTTGCATCTCAATTTCCAGAGATCAGGATGTACAGGAGCTGTGAACTATTGCCAGCAAGTTGGATATCGGTGGCTTG GTACCCAATATACAGAATACCTATGGGTCCAACCCTCCAAAATCTGGATGCATCTTTCTTGACGTTCCATTCTTTGTCAACACGTTCTCAAA GTAAAAATCAGCTGGAGTATTCTGCTTCTAGCAGTAGGAAAGCCTGTGGTGTTGATCCCTCTTCAAATATCTCTCTACCTGTTTTTGGTCTTGCTTCCTATAAATTGCGAGGTTCAATTTTGACTCCCGGTGGTATCCAAGAATCGCAGCAAGCAAGCTCTCTGTTACAGGCTGCTGACAATTGGCTGCAATGCTTACAAGTCCGACATCCCGATTTCCAGTTTTTTTTATCACATAACTCACAGTGGAGATAA
- the LOC107912355 gene encoding protein DEHYDRATION-INDUCED 19 homolog 3 isoform X1 yields MEDDTWSFAFSASSRSYQSTVKSQSADLCIDFEEIEEDDELMTEYPCPYCSEDFDLLGLCCHIDEEHHLEAGYGVCPVCAQRVGMNMVDHITAQHGNIFRSNHKLDFGKGDSYSTLSSLRKELHDAHYQSLLSRSWSSLSSSNTAPDPLLSFLYSAPPADSSESVQPVTPTEVTMEEKGSNENILEKDAHPSPLSDKEHSEKANRCEFVQGLLLSTIIDGGL; encoded by the exons ATGGAGGACGATACTTGGAGCTTTGCCTTCTCAGCTTCATCCAGGAGCTATCAATCCACTGTTAAATCCCAAAGtg CAGATCTTTGTATTGATTTTGAAGagattgaagaagatgatgaattgatGACGGAATACCCCTGCCCGTATTGTTCGGAGGATTTCGATTTACTGGGCTTGTGCTGCCATATTGACGAGGAGCATCATCTTGAAGCTGGATATGGG GTATGTCCCGTTTGTGCTCAGAGAGTAGGGATGAACATGGTTGACCACATAACAGCACAACATGGGAATATTTTCAGG AGTAACCACAAATTAGATTTTGGTAAAGGCGACTCTTATTCAACTCTTTCTTCCTTGAGGAAGGAGTTGCATGATGCACATTATCAGTCTCTTCTTTCCAGGTCATGGTCTTCACTCTCTTCGTCCAATACAGCACCCGATCCATTGCTTTCATTTCTTTACAGTGCACCTCCAGCTGATTCATCCGAAAGTGTACAGCCCGTCACTCCTACTGAAGTGACCATGGAAGAAAAAGGCTCCAATGAGAATATATTAGAAAA AGATGCTCACCCGTCGCCATTGTCAGATAAGGAGCACTCGGAGAAGGCAAATAGGTGTGAATTTGTACAAGGGCTATTATTATCCACCATCATTGATGGTGGCTTATAA
- the LOC107912355 gene encoding protein DEHYDRATION-INDUCED 19 homolog 3 isoform X2 yields MEDDTWSFAFSASSRSYQSTVKSQSDLCIDFEEIEEDDELMTEYPCPYCSEDFDLLGLCCHIDEEHHLEAGYGVCPVCAQRVGMNMVDHITAQHGNIFRSNHKLDFGKGDSYSTLSSLRKELHDAHYQSLLSRSWSSLSSSNTAPDPLLSFLYSAPPADSSESVQPVTPTEVTMEEKGSNENILEKDAHPSPLSDKEHSEKANRCEFVQGLLLSTIIDGGL; encoded by the exons ATGGAGGACGATACTTGGAGCTTTGCCTTCTCAGCTTCATCCAGGAGCTATCAATCCACTGTTAAATCCCAAAGtg ATCTTTGTATTGATTTTGAAGagattgaagaagatgatgaattgatGACGGAATACCCCTGCCCGTATTGTTCGGAGGATTTCGATTTACTGGGCTTGTGCTGCCATATTGACGAGGAGCATCATCTTGAAGCTGGATATGGG GTATGTCCCGTTTGTGCTCAGAGAGTAGGGATGAACATGGTTGACCACATAACAGCACAACATGGGAATATTTTCAGG AGTAACCACAAATTAGATTTTGGTAAAGGCGACTCTTATTCAACTCTTTCTTCCTTGAGGAAGGAGTTGCATGATGCACATTATCAGTCTCTTCTTTCCAGGTCATGGTCTTCACTCTCTTCGTCCAATACAGCACCCGATCCATTGCTTTCATTTCTTTACAGTGCACCTCCAGCTGATTCATCCGAAAGTGTACAGCCCGTCACTCCTACTGAAGTGACCATGGAAGAAAAAGGCTCCAATGAGAATATATTAGAAAA AGATGCTCACCCGTCGCCATTGTCAGATAAGGAGCACTCGGAGAAGGCAAATAGGTGTGAATTTGTACAAGGGCTATTATTATCCACCATCATTGATGGTGGCTTATAA
- the LOC107910941 gene encoding protein EXORDIUM-like 2, whose product MSTMFLRSLLLPLMALATWSHGMSRGQQRPSSLDAASNTLQYHGGPLLTKPNGINVYLIWYGGFSLKDRNSITDFFASFASPGRRQGPSVSTWWRTISTYKDKTGKPVSDTVRLVKQVGDVYSSGKTLKRAQLANFVKSKIESKIFPLDPNGIYLVLTAKDVTVERFCMGSCGFHDSILVGGSTRVVFAHVGDPTVQCPGLCAWPYALPAYGPPGPALVAPNGIGTDGMIINIATLLAGATTNPFKTGYFQGDALAPLEAVTACPGIFGAGAYPGYPGALLVDKMSKASYNAYGANGRKFLLPATWDLIRLNCKVIT is encoded by the coding sequence ATGTCCACCATGTTTTTGAGATCTCTGCTATTGCCTCTCATGGCCCTGGCTACATGGTCACACGGGATGAGCCGAGGGCAACAGCGACCTTCCTCTTTAGACGCTGCATCCAACACACTCCAATACCATGGAGGCCCTCTCTTGACCAAGCCGAATGGCATTAACGTTTACCTCATATGGTATGGAGGGTTCTCTCTGAAAGACAGAAACTCCATAACTGATTTCTTCGCTTCCTTCGCGAGCCCTGGTCGTCGCCAAGGACCCTCGGTTTCGACATGGTGGAGAACGATCAGTACATACAAGGATAAAACTGGGAAACCTGTTTCCGACACTGTTAGACTTGTCAAACAAGTTGGTGATGTATATTCTTCGGGAAAAACCCTGAAGCGCGCCCAATTAGCCAACTTTGTGAAAAGCAAGATAGAGAGCAAAATCTTTCCATTAGACCCTAATGGAATTTACTTGGTTTTGACTGCTAAAGATGTTACAGTAGAGCGGTTCTGCATGGGATCATGCGGTTTCCATGACAGCATATTAGTAGGGGGATCAACTCGAGTGGTTTTCGCACACGTGGGAGACCCTACAGTCCAATGTCCTGGTCTTTGTGCTTGGCCTTATGCTCTGCCGGCTTATGGTCCTCCAGGCCCAGCCTTGGTGGCACCTAATGGAATTGGAACCGATGGCATGATCATAAACATTGCCACCCTACTTGCAGGGGCTACCACTAACCCCTTCAAGACCGGTTATTTTCAAGGGGACGCGTTGGCACCATTGGAGGCTGTGACAGCTTGTCCTGGAATATTTGGCGCTGGAGCTTATCCAGGGTATCCTGGAGCTTTGTTGGTGGATAAAATGAGCAAAGCTAGTTATAATGCATATGGTGCTAATGgtagaaaatttcttcttccaGCCACCTGGGACCTCATTAGGTTGAATTGCAAAGTTATCACTTAA